The following coding sequences are from one Procambarus clarkii isolate CNS0578487 chromosome 86, FALCON_Pclarkii_2.0, whole genome shotgun sequence window:
- the LOC138358740 gene encoding mucin-22-like, producing the protein MPYIQEEIRKAREDWERVDVDVANTEAVILHVANTEAVTLHVANTEAVTLHVANITVMTLHIANSAEVTLHVANTAVETKNVADTVEVTLHVANTAEVTQHVANTAEVTLHVANTAEVTQHVSNTAEVTQHVANTAEVTLHVANTAEVTQHVANTALVTLHIANTAVETLHVANSAVVTLHVANTAVVTLHVANTAVVTLHVANSAVVTLHVANTSVVTLHVANTAVVTLHVANTAVVTLHVANTSVVTLHVANTSVVTLHVANTSVVTLHVANSAVVTLHVANTSVVTLHVANTAVVTLHVANTAVVTLHVANTSVVTLHVANSAVVTLHVANTSVVTLHVANTAVVTLHVANTAVVTLHVANTSVVTLHVANTSVVTLHVANTSVVTLHVANSAVVTLHVANTSVVTLHVANTAVVTLHVANTAVVTLHVANTSVVTLHVANTAVVTLHVANIAVVTLHVANTAVVTLDAANTSVVTLHVANTAVVTLHVANTAVVTLHVANTAVVTLHVANTSVVTLHVANTAVVTLHVANTAVVTLHVANTSEVTAY; encoded by the coding sequence ATGCCctatattcaggaagagattaggaaggcaagagaggactgggagagggttgACGTTGACGTTGCCAACACCGAGGCAGTAATTCTACACGTTGCCAACACCGAGGCAGTAACCCTACACGTTGCCAACACCGAGGCAGTGACCCTACACGTTGCCAACATCACTGTAATGACGCTACACATTGCCAACTCCGCTGAAGTGACCCTTCACGTTGCCAACACCGCTGTAGAGACCAAAAACGTTGCTGACACCGTTGAAGTGACCCTTCACGTTGCCAACACCGCTGAAGTGACCCAACACGTTGCCAACACCGCTGAAGTGACCCTTCACGTTGCCAACACCGCTGAAGTGACCCAACACGTTTCCAACACCGCTGAAGTGACCCAACACGTTGCCAACACCGCTGAAGTGACCCTTCACGTTGCCAACACCGCTGAAGTGACCCAACACGTTGCCAACACCGCTCTAGTGACCCTTCACATTGCCAACACCGCTGTAGAGACCCTACACGTTGCCAACAGCGCTGTAGTGACCCTACACGTTGCCAACACTGCTGTAGTGACCCTACACGTTGCCAACACCGCTGTAGTGACCCTACACGTTGCCAACAGCGCTGTAGTGACCCTACACGTTGCCAACACCTCTGTAGTGACCCTACACGTTGCCAACACCGCTGTAGTGACCCTACACGTTGCCAACACCGCTGTAGTGACCCTACACGTTGCCAACACCTCTGTAGTGACCCTACACGTTGCCAACACCTCTGTAGTGACCCTACACGTTGCCAACACCTCTGTAGTGACCCTACATGTTGCCAACAGCGCTGTAGTGACCCTACACGTTGCCAACACCTCTGTAGTGACCCTACACGTTGCCAACACCGCTGTAGTGACCCTACACGTTGCCAACACCGCTGTAGTGACCCTACACGTTGCCAACACCTCTGTAGTGACCCTACACGTTGCCAACAGCGCTGTAGTGACCCTACACGTTGCCAACACCTCTGTAGTGACCCTACACGTTGCCAACACCGCTGTAGTGACCCTACACGTTGCCAACACCGCTGTAGTGACCCTACACGTTGCCAACACCTCTGTAGTGACCCTACACGTTGCCAACACCTCTGTAGTGACCCTACACGTTGCCAACACCTCTGTAGTGACCCTACATGTGGCCAACAGCGCTGTAGTGACCCTACACGTTGCCAACACCTCTGTAGTGACCCTACACGTTGCCAACACCGCTGTAGTGACCCTACACGTTGCCAACACCGCTGTAGTGACCCTACACGTTGCCAACACCTCTGTAGTGACCCTACACGTTGCCAACACCGCTGTAGTGACCCTACACGTTGCCAACATCGCTGTAGTGACCCTACACGTTGCCAACACCGCTGTAGTGACCCTAGACGCTGCCAACACCTCTGTAGTGACCCTACACGTTGCCAACACCGCTGTAGTGACCCTACACGTTGCCAACACCGCTGTAGTGACCCTACATGTTGCCAACACTGCTGTAGTGACCCTACACGTTGCCAACACCTCTGTAGTGACCCTACACGTTGCCAACACCGCTGTAGTGACCCTACACGTTGCCAACACCGCTGTAGTGACCCTACACGTTGCCAACACCTCTGAAGTGAccgcatattag